The Astyanax mexicanus isolate ESR-SI-001 chromosome 7, AstMex3_surface, whole genome shotgun sequence genome has a window encoding:
- the LOC103045242 gene encoding L-threonine ammonia-lyase — MNFAAQFFYANYTGEGTPPRRRYSDNEEYDPFWQSEEQRLSSTKKKHSTPDGQYHKDGPIANGAVGRRPTLICPERLRDFGAEEYLNGDVKTFETRVVGGPEVQLMAPPKPSVKRSKEYKPSARPPVEYLRFEDISTATLKIQQAGIQKTPCTYSRLSKLYGMEIYLKKEHLHYTGSLKERGVLYLLSTLKQDQQKKGVIVATDCNFSMAVAYHAVELRIPVFVIMPAYSSPPRLRMYRDYGAMVISYGSTARDSQNHARHLARENGYLCLEEDDSAVYLAGLGTVGIEIYEQVPKLDAVIVPAGGQCAVLAATAAAIKHLNPRISVIGVEPEEFPLLLQSFKTDSPIKDLYCNPNRKLYGDLVQHSLGTHTFKLAKKLVDKVISVREEDSLVAMLRFQEYEHTTVDTEGAMGLAAILAGQLPELKGKRVAVLVSSANMELDLVRQCVDRALVLDDRVSRFTVQLGDWPGDMAKLLDMLAREDVRLLDVCHSRYSDKAELFKAQVECVVETRDKTQNCQLRRTLSDRYPTLRWLDR, encoded by the exons ATGAACTTTGCGGCCCAGTTTTTCTACGCAAACTACACGGGGGAGGGAACGCCACCTCGAAGGAGATACAGTGACAACGAGGAGTACGATCCCTTCTGGCAAAG TGAAGAGCAACGTTTAAGCAGCACCAAAAAGAAACACTCAACTCCTGATGGGCAATACCATAAAGACGGCCCCATCGCCAATGGAGCTGTTGGCCGTCGACCTACCCTCATTTGTCCAGAGCGTCTCAGAGACTTTGGTGCTGAGGAGTATCTGAATGGGGATGTGAAGACATTTGAGACCAGGGTTGTAGGAGGACCTGAGGTCCAACTAATGGCTCCACCCAAACCTTCTGTCAAGAGGAGCAAGGAGTACAAGCCATCAGCCAGACCTCCTGTGGAGTACCTCCGGTTTGAGGACATCAGTACAGCGACATTAAAAATACAGCAAGCAGGAATTCAGAAGACTCCCTGCACA TATTCCAGACTCTCCAAACTATACGGCATGGAGATTTACCTGAAGAAAGAACACCTCCACTACACAGGATCTCTGAAGGAAAGAGGAGTTCTGTATCTGCTCTCCACACTGAAACAG GATCAGCAGAAGAAAGGTGTGATCGTGGCCACAGACTGTAACTTCTCCATGGCAGTGGCCTATCATGCAGTGGAGCTGAGGATTCCAGTCTTTGTTATAATGCCTGCATACAGCTCTCCTCCGCGGCTGCGCATGTACCGGGACTATGGCGCGATGGTGATCTCTTACGGCAGCACGGCACGTGACTCTCAGAACCATGCTCGCCACCTGGCCAGGGAAAACGGCTACCTGTGCCTGGAGGA GGACGACAGTGCAGTATACCTGGCAGGTCTGGGTACAGTAGGCATTGAGATCTATGAGCAGGTGCCCAAGCTGGATGCAGTCATTGTGCCTGCTGGGGGACAGTGCGCAGTGCTGGCTGCCACTGCGGCCGCCATCAAACATCTCAATCCTCGCATCTCAGTCATA ggTGTTGAACCAGAGGAGTTTCCTCTTCTGCTCCAGTCCTTTAAAACAGACTCTCCAATCAAGGATCTCTACTGCAACCCAAATAGAAAACTCTATGGAG ATTTGGTGCAGCACTCTTTGGGAACACACACTTTCAAGCTGGCCAAGAAACTGGTGGATAAAGTAATCTCTGTCAG AGAGGAGGACTCCTTGGTGGCCATGCTGAGGTTTCAGGAGTATGAGCACACAACTGTAGACACTGAAGGAGCCATGGGATTGGCGGCCATCTTGGCTGGCCAGCTGCCAGAGCTAAAGGGTAAAAG GGTAGCTGTGCTAGTGAGCAGTGCTAACATGGAGCTGGACCTGGTGAGGCAGTGTGTGGACAGAGCTCTGGTGTTGGACGACCGTGTCAGCCGTTTCACTGTTCAGCTGGGAGACTGGCCAGGAGACATGGCTAAACTACTGGACATGCTCGCCAGGGAGGATGTCAG
- the LOC103045848 gene encoding uncharacterized protein LOC103045848, producing MAQCSTCISLLLLLIGQISAETQSDPARRDSITATCKDQNSLSNRLDAVEKRVEDTVQKLEEELAGLLDAIEGPEWSFLLNSNNVGPTVHILEESNPKPQP from the exons ATGGCCCAGTGCTCCACCTGCATCAGCCTCTTACTGCTCCTGATTGGTCAGATTTCTGCAG AGACTCAGTCTGATCCAGCACGAAGAGACTCCATCACAGCAACCTGCAAGGACCAAAACTCACTCAGCAACAGACTGGATGCAGTGGAAAAG CGGGTGGAGGACACAGTGCAGAAGCTGGAGGAGGAGCTGGCCGGCCTGCTGGATGCTATTGAGGGCCCTGAGTGGAGCTTTCTATTGAACTCTAACAATGTTGGACCTACAGTGCACATCCTAGAGGAGAGCAATCCCAAACCACAGCCAtga